GGATGTGGGGCTAGACGATATAGCAAAAGACCTGAACAAGATCAAGAGACAGAACAGGATCACCCACATCCTACTCGGCACGATCATCGTCATGACCGCCGCGTGGCAATTCAACGAGGTGTCCTTCCTCCTTGCGGTGCAGAGGAAACTGAGCAATCCTTTCAAGTCCTTGGGGGATATGATCAAGAGTTCCCTGAAGAGAGGGGGACAGCCGATGATTGAGGCGTCGCCACTGCCTCCAGTCGGCGTCCCGGATGTTAGTCGGAGTGATTTGCACATGCTAGCCATCGGCAACAGTGATGGCTCCTAGATCAGTGGGATGGTGAAGACTGATGGGATGATAAAGAATGACTCGTGCAACAGAAATACCCCCTCCAGATTATGTTGCTCGTCTTGTCTACAGGTCAAGGTTTGTAAGGTCATCTGTTGGTTTATCAAGTGGAAGGAAATGGAATTTTGCAAGTAGGTTTGTAAGGCTTGTAGAATACAAGCTTATATTAGCTCTTAATGAATCATGCTTTGTTGACAAAGCAACTTTTAATGTGTCCCCCTATCGTTGTTTCATGTATGCTCTTGCTCTGAAATGCAGAATTTGTTCTTTTACTGAACTGGTACTGTTACAAGAATTTGTTCCCATATCAGTCGCATGCATAAACTTCTCTACCAATCTTTGCAGCAAAAGGAAAGGTATGTAACAATCTttgcagcaaaaaaaaaaaaaggttgcaGAATTTTGGAACACATGATATATGTCACAGTTGTGTAAGGTCAAAGAGCTTGGATCCTGGAAACGTAGGACATAACGTACTACAATTTTAAACACCATCTTATTCAGAATGCTAGAACTGTAGATCATATAACCATTTTAAACACCATTTTAAACACCAATTAATTGCAACAACAAAATCAGAGAAATCTGAAGTTCATATAACCTGCAGGTACATTGTATCTGCTAATACTGTAGATATTATTGTATTGTTTCAGTCTTAGTAGACCATAGTTCATCAATATATACCTCACCAACTGTCCATCCTACCAGCCTCACTGatttcatactccctccgtcccaaaatgtaaggcgcctaaggattagtcaaaagtcaacgttttttaagtttgaccaagtttatacacaaaaatgTAAATATTTACAGTACTGAATCAACAtgaatagattcaccataaagtATATATTTTTAATATGTTCattcgatattgtagatgtaaatatatttttctaaatatttggtcaaagttagcaAAGTTtaacttttgaccaatccttagacgccttacattttggtaCGGAGGGAGTACTTCGCAAGTAGGGGAATCTTAGAGGAGCTCTGCATGCTTCCGCATAAAGTGCTATGCACTTGTTGTAGTTTGCATGTCTGCTGCTCCCCAGGAAATATGTCTAATGTTTGCTTCAGTGCTTAGCTGATAGGTTTTATTTTGGCTTGTTGAGCCTGTGCAACAATGTTTTTCAGGTCATAATAGAAAAGTGTATTCTTCCTTGCTTCGTCCAATTACTAGCACGAAATTATCGAATGTCATCAAGAAGCAAGCCTGTCGAATTGTTTCTAATATTGCTGCTGGCAGCAAGGATGAGATTCAGGTAGTATAAGTTATGTACTGATTTTGGTATTTTTttccaataaaatcctgccccaTGTCAACTGAATCATGTACAATTATGTCATTATTATCTGTTGACTCATAATTCTTCTGGCAGGCAGTAATTGATGCTGCTGTTATTCACCATGTTATTGTCCTACTGAAGGCCCCGTGGTTATCTGGCATTCTAGTACTATTCACATGCAATCTGGGTGAATTTAAATTCATTATTGTCTATGTTCATGATGTTGGCCCAGGTGCTTTGCAATGACTTTTCACTCTGACCACATATATTTGGTGAGCCTGGGATTTCTGGAGCCACTCTGCAATGTCCTCAAATACCAAGATGTTGATCTTGTACGTTATCTCAGACTCTGCTGGTTGCTTTAGCTAAACCCTGTTTCCTTGCATATTTAAGTATCAATATTCCAATGATCATGGACAGCCTAGTGAGAAATGTACCAAGATGAGATGCTAGAATGTCCCTTGAGTGTTTAGAACTTTTCTCATTAAATTTATGTAGAATGTAATATCCGGatccgttttttttttttgaatggaTGAGCAGGAAATGAGACTTTTTATGGACATGTGACTTCTATTTGGTGAAAGTGACTGAGAATGTGAGCGCATGATCTCAAGGGAGGTTTGTAACTGCATGATCTCTGTTGGACCCTGCAATTTAGATATGATGGCTACACTAGTACACTTGCAATTAAATCAGGCAACACTCTCTGGTACATGGCGTCTCTTCAAAGAAGAGCTATAATTCTGTTTCTCAAATAACAGACCATTTTCTACCGACCATATGTTATAATCGCCGCATGCCGATATGTTTGTAAGATGGTAGCCATGCGCAATCAGTATGTACGTGGAATGTTACGGGTTTAACCTGGACAGATTTGGTTTGTGTTCCGTGATGCCAAGTCACCAATCTCTGACTCTTAGATCGACGCAGGTAGATAGATACACATGTAGATTATCAGCTAGTTTTGACTTACACGTTCTGATGGTCTGATTGACACTAGACACATCTCACTCGCAAAGACCATAAATAACATCCACCCTTGTACGCACGAGGTGATGGGTTCCGTCGATCGATCGCAGTCCAAGATTATATCTGTGTGTGCATCGTGCCAAGTTTCATGCTCGAACTGGCAAGTTTCACAGGGACTTCGTCAGAAAAAGATAAGATAGATGTGCAAAGTTTACCCCTTTCGATAGATACAGCTCCTTCCGTCCCAACATAGTTAATCAGTAGGCTCGGGCTTTGCATAAAAAGCATGGCATGTTTTGTTCCTTCCCTTGTTTTGATAAGACACATGTGGCCAGTAGCAGTGCATTTTGAGGATGGGTGGATTGATACGTGCCGTCCATTTTCCAAAAGTATTACCTATCCTAGTATGTAAGCATTGGTTCAATGGATCAAATTATTCCATTTTTCAATAAAAGGTGCTTTATTACTCCAAATTTTGTATTATAGCGATACAATTTAAATGAATTTACGCCCAATCCCTGCTTAGCTAAGATGCACACAATCACAAAAGCCGACCAAAGAGAAAAACATAAACAACCACACAAAGCTCAAGAAGCTAACACAACATGCCTAAGATGATCCTCAAGGACCAATCTGTCAACCATGTGAGATAAAAATATTTATCACCATGTCCTGCAACTATCCACACTTTATAGAGACGACCGAAACAAACTGGTACACCGGTTGACGACATGCATAAGAGGAAAAAAATATTTGCAACATCACCTGACAGATACAAGATGGAAGCTATTTAAATAACTCATCATATAGAACTAGCAAATTTGGATTGAAAGAATAAATGTTTAATTATTTCATCACGATGATAAACCTTACACTTTGTACTTCCATGCAACAACCTCGTCCTGGGTCTCACCGAAGCAAAATAATTCATTCTTGTGAAATTTTATTTTAAGTATTGAAATTTGATCAAATGCTgataaaattaatttcagattctTAGTTTTTTTTAAGATCATGCCTTATAAAGAGAATCATATCATCTACATATTGAAGAATTCATAGCTCACCCTCAATCTGGCCATTTATCTGTGCACATTTAATCATGAAACTTAACATATGGGCCACTATATTATATAACATAGACAATAATgagtcggaaattcaattcggctcccatgtgcgtatgcaccctctaccaaaatatcatattttgaaatgtcgaaaaaatttagc
This region of Lolium perenne isolate Kyuss_39 chromosome 2, Kyuss_2.0, whole genome shotgun sequence genomic DNA includes:
- the LOC127331427 gene encoding uncharacterized protein isoform X1 codes for the protein MATGRDAGIGVGQNGDSASVGGENGRRKKVELLQEAIHGLLEENRVKQQQHGEEDGYIVTRDQEEDLLLSSLLSKLDAQEKGVDLDNAELNSFHQDLESRKDVGLDDIAKDLNKIKRQNRITHILLGTIIVMTAAWQFNEVSFLLAVQRKLSNPFKSLGDMIKSSLKRGGQPMIEASPLPPVGVPDVSRSDLHMLAIGNSDGS
- the LOC127331427 gene encoding uncharacterized protein isoform X2; its protein translation is MATGRDAGIGVGQNGDSASVGGENGRRKKVELLQEAIHGLLEENRVKQQQHGEEDGYIVTRDQEEDLLLSSLLSKDLESRKDVGLDDIAKDLNKIKRQNRITHILLGTIIVMTAAWQFNEVSFLLAVQRKLSNPFKSLGDMIKSSLKRGGQPMIEASPLPPVGVPDVSRSDLHMLAIGNSDGS